In a genomic window of Thermoproteus tenax Kra 1:
- a CDS encoding UbiX family flavin prenyltransferase — protein MRTFVGITGASGVIYGVRLLQALKRHGVEVHLSVSRTAWDIIRHELGVERDYVLSLADYYWEEHDMGAPPASGSFPLDAVVIAPCSTKTLAAIANGLTLNLIIRAAEVALKERRKLVLLIREMPLSLVHIKNMQLAAEAGAVIMPASPPFYHRPKTIDDLIDFVVGRILDIIGVRHNDIYRWGVERLARK, from the coding sequence ATGAGAACGTTCGTGGGAATCACGGGGGCCTCCGGCGTCATCTACGGCGTGAGGTTGCTCCAAGCTCTGAAGAGACACGGCGTTGAGGTGCACCTCTCCGTGTCGCGGACAGCCTGGGACATAATAAGGCACGAACTCGGCGTTGAGAGAGACTACGTCCTCTCTCTGGCTGACTACTACTGGGAGGAACACGACATGGGCGCCCCGCCTGCCTCGGGCAGCTTCCCCCTAGACGCCGTGGTCATAGCGCCGTGCTCTACGAAGACCCTGGCGGCGATAGCCAACGGGTTGACGCTCAACTTAATAATACGGGCGGCAGAGGTAGCGCTCAAGGAGAGAAGAAAGCTGGTGTTGTTGATCAGGGAAATGCCGCTGAGCCTAGTACATATTAAAAACATGCAGTTGGCCGCCGAGGCGGGGGCCGTGATTATGCCGGCCTCTCCTCCGTTTTACCACAGACCTAAGACTATCGACGACTTGATAGATTTCGTCGTGGGCAGAATTCTGGACATAATAGGAGTCAGACACAACGACATCTATAGATGGGGCGTAGAGCGGCTAGCGAGGAAATAG
- a CDS encoding RAD55 family ATPase, giving the protein MRTGVEPIDQQLPPSGVPPGYLVLLEGPLGVGKTFFAYCFVKSALDAGAPAAVFAIDALPDDVLDALRSRGVNPSEVLIVDGFYAPTERINKMKLWNKSRLDVLDTRAFLDKLAELAEYVKNGLVVIDSLNEVILRSSNVFELFRGLKIFAKYTNNIVVGIVHTDVEDVANTLALAEHLADLIIEAEVDPNLEQMGLFMRRLRIARARGLRVSHDWVHIDIVDKKVVEVDVKALLRDLNRRMAEMGIKTE; this is encoded by the coding sequence ATGAGGACCGGAGTTGAGCCTATCGACCAACAGCTTCCGCCGTCCGGAGTCCCCCCGGGCTACCTCGTCTTGCTTGAGGGCCCCTTGGGAGTCGGCAAAACCTTCTTCGCATACTGTTTCGTGAAAAGCGCTCTAGATGCCGGGGCGCCCGCCGCAGTGTTCGCCATCGATGCTCTGCCCGATGACGTGCTGGACGCCTTGAGGTCGAGGGGCGTGAATCCATCCGAGGTCTTGATCGTCGACGGCTTCTATGCCCCCACCGAGAGGATCAACAAAATGAAGCTTTGGAACAAATCGAGGTTGGACGTCTTGGATACAAGGGCCTTTTTGGACAAACTGGCCGAGTTGGCGGAGTACGTCAAAAACGGGCTAGTGGTAATCGACTCCCTCAACGAGGTGATACTGAGGTCGTCGAACGTCTTTGAGCTGTTCAGAGGACTTAAGATATTCGCCAAATATACCAACAATATAGTGGTGGGCATCGTCCATACAGATGTAGAGGATGTAGCCAACACGTTGGCCCTGGCCGAGCATCTGGCCGACCTCATCATCGAGGCCGAGGTGGATCCCAACTTAGAACAGATGGGCTTGTTCATGAGGAGGTTGAGGATTGCGAGGGCCAGAGGGCTGAGGGTCTCCCACGATTGGGTCCATATAGACATAGTGGACAAAAAGGTGGTGGAAGTAGACGTCAAGGCGTTGTTGAGGGATCTCAACAGAAGGATGGCCGAGATGGGGATAAAAACGGAGTAA
- the hsp20 gene encoding archaeal heat shock protein Hsp20: protein MSIFDEIDRIMRRWQRFFEDLEKEIDEEFRRLASQQYQSPRRPRFYYYGFEITMGPDGKPVVREFGNVRGRKQGGIEVVDEIEPLTDVVEDDGKIRVVAEMPGVEKEDIKVRLSNDNRTLIISASGKDRKYYKEIPLPAEVIPDKTKASYRNGVLTVELEKKDKGRGGFEIKVE, encoded by the coding sequence ATGTCCATCTTCGACGAAATCGACAGAATAATGAGAAGATGGCAGAGGTTCTTTGAAGACTTAGAGAAAGAGATCGACGAGGAGTTCAGACGCCTCGCCTCACAACAGTATCAGTCCCCAAGAAGGCCGCGGTTTTACTACTACGGTTTCGAGATAACTATGGGCCCGGACGGGAAGCCCGTCGTCAGAGAGTTCGGGAACGTCAGAGGCAGGAAACAAGGAGGCATCGAGGTCGTCGACGAGATTGAACCGTTGACGGACGTCGTTGAGGACGATGGGAAAATAAGAGTCGTCGCCGAGATGCCCGGGGTCGAGAAGGAGGATATAAAGGTGAGGCTCTCCAACGACAACAGAACACTGATAATAAGCGCCTCCGGTAAGGACAGAAAGTATTACAAAGAGATACCTCTGCCCGCCGAAGTGATCCCAGACAAGACCAAGGCCTCCTACAGAAACGGCGTTTTGACAGTGGAGCTTGAAAAGAAGGACAAGGGACGGGGCGGTTTCGAGATCAAAGTAGAGTAG
- a CDS encoding lysine exporter LysO family protein, which translates to MLQLVQYFAQYIGLMAAGYLVGRLLRVKVPSLVFTLVVSALIFLASAASADVIIGSVGYILAISSAYALLVSLASAAPLAPLVGRAHREGAPAPKISLVALASLILGISFGRLIDAPYESAIGPVLMLLLFLAGADISSIRGLKIEPRALAPPAASLAASFAVGLVIYDLTGVSPAVAVGMGWYSFTGPFLLTASNDPTLSTIGFLANFIREQLTYLLVPLLSSRLPREALIAMGGATTMDNTLPLYRSVYGAEAVVPAVINGVVLTIAVPVVVPLVYSLFPR; encoded by the coding sequence ATGCTACAGCTAGTGCAATATTTCGCACAATACATAGGGCTAATGGCGGCGGGCTACCTAGTGGGCCGCCTATTGAGGGTCAAGGTGCCGTCTCTCGTCTTTACGTTGGTCGTCTCAGCGCTGATCTTCTTGGCGTCGGCCGCAAGCGCTGATGTCATAATAGGCTCTGTAGGCTATATCCTGGCCATCTCATCTGCCTACGCCCTCTTAGTCTCGTTGGCATCGGCGGCGCCGCTCGCTCCACTGGTGGGCCGCGCCCACAGGGAGGGGGCGCCTGCGCCGAAGATATCCTTGGTGGCGTTGGCCTCTCTCATCTTGGGGATATCGTTCGGACGCCTCATCGACGCGCCCTACGAGTCGGCCATAGGACCTGTCCTCATGTTGCTCCTATTTTTGGCGGGCGCAGACATAAGCTCAATTAGAGGATTGAAGATAGAGCCCAGAGCACTAGCTCCTCCTGCGGCGTCTCTCGCGGCGAGTTTCGCAGTAGGTCTCGTCATTTATGACCTTACCGGCGTAAGCCCCGCTGTGGCAGTCGGGATGGGCTGGTACAGCTTCACAGGACCCTTCTTGTTGACCGCCTCTAACGATCCAACTCTCTCCACTATAGGGTTTTTGGCAAACTTCATTAGAGAGCAGCTTACCTACCTACTGGTGCCTCTGCTCTCAAGCCGCCTCCCCCGCGAGGCCCTAATAGCCATGGGGGGAGCCACCACCATGGACAACACGCTTCCTCTGTATAGATCAGTCTACGGAGCAGAGGCCGTAGTGCCCGCGGTGATTAACGGCGTCGTTCTCACGATCGCCGTCCCTGTGGTTGTGCCTTTGGTCTATAGCCTATTTCCTCGCTAG
- a CDS encoding ribbon-helix-helix domain-containing protein, protein MRSKRRILHNPVVVSVHLPEDYIEKMDALVKMGLFKSRSEIVEIALQELVSKYNVTIEDEDIDVLRGR, encoded by the coding sequence ATGCGTAGCAAGAGGCGCATTCTCCACAACCCAGTTGTTGTATCAGTGCACTTGCCCGAGGACTATATCGAGAAGATGGACGCCCTAGTGAAGATGGGTCTGTTCAAAAGCCGGTCCGAGATCGTTGAGATAGCGTTGCAAGAGCTCGTCTCAAAATACAACGTGACTATCGAGGACGAGGACATAGACGTATTGAGGGGCAGATAG
- a CDS encoding purine-nucleoside phosphorylase yields MPYHIRANRGDIAEFVVGVGDPARAQLFADLIGARLVNSHRFPVYTGDYRGMPVTIVGHGIGAPSIAIALEELHQLGMRRFVRIGTAGALADLRIGDVVVASSAIVPHRGGIYSAYLGDAYPPLAPSPELATALYEGLRGSNAVLGPVVSSDAFYAESQEAERWRRWGALAVEMECAAAMMLGWLRGFQTACVLVISNVVGREETADLSKRFAEIFLRVLDIMRGSYSSPIRSGSP; encoded by the coding sequence GTGCCCTATCACATCAGAGCCAACAGAGGGGATATAGCCGAGTTTGTTGTCGGCGTAGGCGATCCCGCGCGCGCCCAGCTATTCGCCGACCTTATCGGCGCGAGACTGGTGAACTCCCATAGATTTCCGGTCTATACAGGAGATTATCGGGGCATGCCGGTGACTATAGTGGGCCACGGTATTGGCGCGCCATCTATAGCCATAGCTCTGGAGGAGCTCCATCAGTTGGGCATGAGGAGGTTCGTAAGGATAGGTACAGCGGGCGCCCTCGCGGACCTGAGGATAGGCGATGTGGTCGTGGCGAGCTCCGCCATAGTCCCACATAGGGGCGGCATCTATTCGGCATATCTGGGCGACGCATATCCCCCTCTGGCCCCCTCGCCCGAGTTGGCCACGGCCCTCTACGAGGGGCTCAGAGGATCAAACGCCGTCCTTGGCCCAGTGGTCTCCAGCGATGCCTTCTACGCAGAGTCGCAAGAGGCAGAGAGGTGGAGGCGTTGGGGAGCTCTGGCGGTCGAAATGGAGTGCGCCGCGGCGATGATGTTGGGATGGCTGAGGGGGTTTCAGACGGCGTGTGTCCTTGTGATAAGCAATGTGGTCGGAAGAGAGGAGACCGCAGATCTCTCGAAAAGGTTCGCGGAAATATTTCTGAGAGTACTGGATATCATGAGGGGTTCCTACTCGTCACCTATCAGGAGCGGCAGCCCTTGA
- the leuS gene encoding leucine--tRNA ligase codes for MDFHSIEEKWQRRWAEARVFEATPEPGRPKYFITAAYPYPNGAIHIGHGRTYLIADVLARFYRHRGYAVLYPMGFHYTGTPILTVAESIAAGDRKTMEDFKVIYDVPEEDVKRMGDPLFLANYFRELSKQYMKKMGLSIDWSREFTTIDPEYQQFIRWQFKKLADRGLVVRGRHPVGWCPKHQMPVGAHDTKDDKEPEIGEWTLIFFEGTDGLYYPAATLRPETVLGVTNLWINPDEDYAVAEADGRRVVLSLDAAFRLSFQTKVKVLERVKGEKFVGASVRNPVTGEKVPILPAKFVDVHTGTGVVMAVPAHAPYDYVALKELGQERLIPLITVEGYGEFPAKEVVERMGIKSQTDPKLEDATKEVYMAEHNKGVMRQDVVERVGRDLPELARALLKGFFSLYIAGKPVREARETIKAWMRAAGIGGEMYEIMNKPVYCRCGTEVVVKVLEDQWFLNYGDPGWKSLTKELLRSMRILPPEARAHFEATIDWLDKRACARTRGLGTPLPWDPNWIIESLSDSTIYMAYYTVIRKIREFGLRPDQLTEAFWDYVFLGRGSPEEVSRAIGASPDVLKAIREEFTYWYPLDSRNSGKDLIPNHLTFFLFNHAAIFPRELWPRQIVANGWVLVEGEKMSKSKRNVLALGKAVNQYGADPLRATLAVSAEVDQDLDFRGTVARFIAKHLEEIFDLILSIVERAEDRGEGTAERWFRSEAALLLEKAARAYEEVSIREAAVYILYDMRRLAERYLAIAGTPSKSIIDVLKAWIIAMEPIVPHMAEELWERLGERPFVAKAPWPTLPVDKGVLLAMRYVDMLIEDVSSLMKIVEDAKRAVIYVNGNFAWLKAAAKAKDVRELISAGVPANMAKRVFDFARQLSDEVRQLVADVEYFDEYSTLAELGTYISKALSLDVLVYKADDPQAPDLGGKKRAALPLKPGIYLEK; via the coding sequence ATGGATTTTCACTCTATTGAGGAGAAGTGGCAGAGGCGGTGGGCCGAGGCCCGCGTCTTTGAGGCAACGCCGGAGCCTGGGAGGCCCAAGTATTTTATAACGGCCGCATATCCCTATCCCAACGGAGCTATACACATAGGCCACGGCAGAACCTATCTCATAGCGGACGTGCTAGCTAGGTTTTATAGGCACAGAGGCTACGCCGTGCTCTACCCCATGGGCTTCCACTATACGGGCACCCCCATATTGACTGTCGCCGAATCTATCGCGGCTGGAGATAGAAAGACTATGGAGGACTTCAAAGTGATATACGACGTGCCTGAGGAGGACGTGAAAAGGATGGGCGATCCGCTCTTCTTGGCCAACTACTTCAGAGAGCTGTCCAAACAATATATGAAGAAAATGGGGCTTTCCATCGATTGGTCGCGCGAGTTCACCACCATAGACCCAGAGTATCAACAGTTCATAAGGTGGCAGTTCAAGAAATTGGCGGATAGGGGGCTAGTGGTGAGGGGCAGACACCCCGTGGGGTGGTGTCCAAAACACCAAATGCCGGTGGGGGCACACGATACGAAAGACGACAAAGAGCCCGAGATAGGCGAGTGGACTCTGATATTCTTCGAGGGAACCGATGGGCTCTACTACCCTGCGGCCACCCTCAGGCCAGAGACAGTCTTGGGGGTGACCAACTTGTGGATAAATCCGGACGAGGACTACGCAGTGGCCGAGGCCGATGGCAGGAGGGTGGTGCTCAGCCTAGATGCCGCCTTTAGACTCTCCTTCCAGACAAAAGTTAAGGTTCTGGAGAGGGTTAAGGGCGAGAAGTTCGTGGGAGCCAGCGTGCGCAACCCAGTAACCGGGGAAAAAGTCCCCATATTGCCGGCCAAGTTTGTAGATGTGCATACGGGCACTGGCGTCGTGATGGCGGTTCCTGCGCACGCGCCCTACGACTATGTCGCCTTGAAGGAGCTAGGCCAAGAGAGGCTCATTCCTCTGATCACAGTAGAGGGCTACGGCGAGTTCCCCGCAAAGGAGGTCGTGGAGAGGATGGGCATAAAGAGCCAGACTGACCCCAAGCTCGAGGATGCGACAAAGGAGGTCTATATGGCTGAGCACAACAAGGGCGTCATGAGGCAAGACGTCGTGGAGAGAGTCGGGAGAGATCTGCCCGAGCTTGCGCGCGCCCTCCTCAAAGGGTTCTTCTCGCTCTACATTGCTGGGAAGCCCGTGAGGGAGGCGAGAGAGACCATTAAGGCGTGGATGAGGGCCGCTGGCATTGGCGGCGAGATGTACGAGATCATGAACAAGCCCGTGTACTGCAGATGCGGCACAGAAGTAGTGGTGAAAGTCCTCGAGGATCAATGGTTCTTGAACTACGGCGATCCCGGCTGGAAGAGCCTCACTAAGGAGCTGTTGAGGAGCATGAGGATACTGCCGCCAGAGGCCCGGGCGCACTTCGAGGCCACTATAGACTGGCTGGACAAGAGGGCGTGCGCAAGGACGAGGGGCTTGGGCACGCCGCTTCCGTGGGATCCAAACTGGATCATAGAGAGCCTAAGCGACTCAACGATATACATGGCCTACTACACTGTGATAAGGAAGATTAGAGAGTTCGGCCTGAGGCCGGACCAGTTGACCGAGGCCTTCTGGGACTACGTATTTCTGGGGAGGGGGTCCCCCGAGGAGGTATCTAGGGCGATCGGCGCAAGCCCAGACGTGCTCAAGGCCATAAGGGAGGAGTTCACATACTGGTACCCCCTCGATTCCCGCAACTCGGGCAAGGATCTGATCCCCAACCACTTGACCTTCTTCTTGTTCAACCACGCGGCCATCTTCCCGCGGGAGCTCTGGCCGAGACAGATAGTGGCCAACGGCTGGGTCTTAGTTGAGGGAGAGAAGATGTCTAAATCCAAGCGCAACGTGTTGGCGTTGGGCAAGGCCGTGAATCAATACGGAGCAGATCCTCTGAGGGCGACGCTCGCAGTATCCGCCGAGGTTGACCAAGACTTGGACTTCAGAGGCACTGTGGCCAGGTTCATAGCCAAACATTTGGAGGAGATCTTCGATCTGATCTTGAGTATCGTCGAGAGGGCAGAGGACAGAGGTGAGGGCACCGCCGAGAGGTGGTTCAGATCCGAGGCCGCCCTCTTGTTAGAAAAGGCGGCGAGGGCGTACGAGGAAGTCTCCATCAGAGAGGCCGCCGTATATATTTTGTACGATATGAGGAGGCTTGCCGAGCGCTATCTGGCCATCGCGGGCACGCCCAGCAAGTCCATAATCGATGTGCTGAAGGCATGGATAATCGCCATGGAGCCCATAGTACCCCACATGGCCGAGGAGCTGTGGGAGAGACTCGGGGAGAGGCCGTTCGTGGCTAAGGCCCCCTGGCCTACTCTGCCCGTAGACAAAGGGGTATTGTTGGCCATGAGATATGTCGATATGTTGATAGAGGACGTCTCCAGCCTGATGAAGATAGTGGAGGACGCCAAAAGGGCTGTGATCTACGTCAACGGGAACTTCGCCTGGCTTAAGGCAGCCGCCAAGGCGAAGGACGTAAGGGAGCTTATATCTGCGGGCGTGCCGGCTAATATGGCCAAGAGAGTTTTCGACTTCGCCAGACAGCTCAGCGATGAGGTTAGACAGCTGGTGGCCGATGTGGAGTACTTCGACGAGTACTCCACATTGGCAGAGCTGGGGACATACATATCTAAGGCCTTGTCCTTGGACGTGTTGGTGTATAAAGCCGACGATCCCCAGGCTCCTGACCTAGGAGGCAAGAAGCGCGCGGCGCTACCCCTGAAGCCCGGCATCTACCTCGAAAAATAA
- a CDS encoding SPL family radical SAM protein — MGVIAKFDPWGNPLCPCPPKYGLNPYTGCGHGCLYCYITGYIPRAFQPRPKEDLLERIMRDLKKLPKGSVISLSNSSDPYTPPEAQLKLTRKALSLILGEGHKVLIVTKSPLVLRDLDLFTRYKGRVVVQITITTLDEKLASVLEPNAPKPSARLEAVRRLSRAGIPTGVRLDPIVPFVNDSLDSLAAVVDAAAGAGARQLVASTYKAKPDNFARLLRAFPELTDRLKDMYWTRGTYMHGQRYAPAEYRRRILEAVKAMAEAAGLQFNVCREEFFDLNTPNTYCDGSNLLSS, encoded by the coding sequence GTGGGCGTGATAGCCAAATTCGACCCTTGGGGCAACCCGCTCTGTCCGTGTCCCCCCAAGTACGGCTTGAACCCCTACACTGGGTGTGGGCACGGCTGTCTCTACTGCTATATAACCGGCTACATCCCCCGCGCCTTCCAGCCCAGGCCCAAGGAGGATCTCCTAGAGCGGATTATGAGGGATCTGAAGAAGTTGCCCAAGGGGTCCGTGATATCGTTGTCCAACTCCTCGGACCCCTACACTCCGCCCGAGGCGCAGCTCAAGCTGACCCGCAAGGCCCTGTCCCTCATCTTGGGCGAAGGCCATAAGGTGCTCATAGTGACGAAATCGCCGTTGGTGTTGAGAGACTTGGACTTGTTCACAAGATACAAGGGTAGAGTCGTGGTGCAGATAACTATAACTACTCTTGACGAAAAGTTGGCGAGCGTCTTGGAGCCGAACGCGCCCAAGCCGTCGGCCCGGCTGGAGGCGGTCAGAAGGCTTTCCCGCGCAGGTATACCGACTGGAGTTAGGCTGGACCCCATAGTGCCCTTTGTAAACGATAGCCTAGACTCGCTGGCGGCAGTGGTCGACGCGGCGGCCGGGGCCGGGGCGAGGCAGCTGGTGGCCAGCACGTACAAGGCTAAGCCGGACAACTTCGCCAGACTCTTGAGGGCCTTCCCGGAGCTCACCGATAGGCTCAAGGACATGTACTGGACTAGGGGAACCTACATGCATGGGCAGAGATATGCGCCGGCAGAGTACAGAAGGAGGATATTGGAGGCGGTCAAAGCTATGGCAGAGGCCGCGGGGCTTCAATTCAACGTGTGTAGGGAGGAGTTCTTCGACCTTAACACGCCCAACACGTATTGCGACGGAAGTAACTTACTCTCCAGTTAG
- a CDS encoding zinc ribbon domain-containing protein: MLTYSLKCDPERARGAIGGDYAVVELGGPVRIVESVVSLYSGEMPVCMYKSWRLTYADWRPLGLSKAEVYVKGDRAIVRLIRDNEKIGLREMAEGAPLIIHAMDVNEGGVVYRVFRLGGYTELVARGVASSISEAFVPKRGVNILIADVPMAPQFERALREVLSLAQENFVELHTTMLSDVCPVCGGRMTKRGRLVYCPKCKVQLNRDVNAAWTLARNIIRRLGRMEQLAELREAFMLSYPDV, encoded by the coding sequence ATGTTGACCTACAGTCTCAAATGCGACCCTGAGAGGGCCAGGGGAGCGATAGGAGGGGACTACGCTGTGGTCGAGCTGGGGGGACCCGTCCGAATAGTTGAATCAGTCGTCTCGCTCTACTCCGGAGAGATGCCGGTGTGTATGTATAAATCATGGCGTCTGACCTACGCCGATTGGAGGCCCTTGGGGCTCTCCAAGGCCGAGGTCTATGTCAAGGGGGATAGGGCCATTGTCCGCCTGATAAGGGACAATGAAAAGATCGGACTAAGGGAGATGGCCGAGGGCGCGCCTCTTATAATCCACGCCATGGACGTCAATGAGGGGGGCGTAGTCTACAGAGTCTTCAGACTTGGGGGCTACACGGAGCTTGTGGCCAGAGGGGTCGCCTCGAGCATTTCAGAGGCCTTCGTGCCCAAGAGGGGGGTGAACATTCTGATAGCCGACGTGCCCATGGCTCCTCAGTTCGAGAGAGCTCTGCGGGAGGTCTTGTCGTTGGCGCAAGAGAACTTCGTGGAGCTACACACCACTATGCTGTCGGATGTCTGCCCCGTATGCGGCGGCAGGATGACCAAGAGAGGACGCTTGGTCTACTGCCCTAAGTGTAAAGTCCAGTTAAACAGAGACGTCAACGCAGCGTGGACGCTCGCCCGCAATATAATTAGGAGGTTGGGCAGGATGGAGCAATTGGCCGAGCTCCGCGAGGCCTTCATGCTGTCCTACCCCGACGTCTGA
- the hxlB gene encoding 6-phospho-3-hexuloisomerase, with protein MSDIFKSAYLEIAHFIINSLNKLDLDSIEKFVQLLVTAYKEERAVLVVGMGRSGLVGRGFAMRLRHLGLHSYVLGETITPPVEKGDLVVAISGSGTTQIVIAAAEAAKKMGATVVAVTTYPDSPLGKLSDLVVFVPGRTKVAVMDDYFARQILGLHEPLSPLGTLFEDTTIVVLDAVVADLMKRLGKNEQELARRHANIEVP; from the coding sequence GTGTCAGATATATTCAAATCTGCATATTTGGAAATTGCTCATTTCATAATAAACTCTTTAAATAAACTGGATTTAGATTCTATTGAGAAGTTTGTACAATTATTAGTCACAGCATATAAAGAGGAGAGGGCCGTCCTCGTGGTTGGAATGGGCCGAAGCGGCCTCGTCGGCAGAGGGTTCGCCATGAGACTGAGGCATTTGGGCCTACACTCGTACGTTCTGGGCGAGACCATAACCCCTCCGGTGGAGAAGGGCGATCTAGTTGTCGCCATATCGGGCAGCGGGACCACCCAGATAGTCATTGCGGCCGCCGAGGCGGCGAAGAAGATGGGCGCCACCGTTGTCGCAGTAACTACGTACCCCGACTCTCCGTTGGGGAAGTTGTCAGATCTAGTCGTATTTGTCCCCGGCCGCACCAAAGTCGCCGTGATGGACGACTATTTCGCCAGACAGATCTTGGGTCTCCACGAGCCTCTGTCCCCTCTGGGCACTCTCTTTGAGGACACTACCATAGTGGTCCTGGACGCCGTTGTAGCCGACCTAATGAAGAGGCTCGGCAAGAATGAGCAAGAGCTCGCCAGGCGACACGCTAATATTGAGGTGCCCTAG
- the speD gene encoding adenosylmethionine decarboxylase yields MRGVAGGEAVVVGRHVYGNLYDCNSEVLRDEGRLIQIVRNAAKIANATLVSVNTYKFGANGGLTVFAIVAESHISVHTWPEHAFATVDVYTCGNTDPEAAFNYIAKELGAQRVEVFRGDRSLRR; encoded by the coding sequence ATGAGGGGGGTCGCCGGGGGTGAGGCCGTGGTAGTAGGCAGGCACGTATATGGTAACCTATATGATTGCAACTCTGAGGTGCTCCGAGATGAGGGCAGACTTATACAGATAGTGAGGAACGCCGCGAAGATAGCCAACGCGACTCTAGTCTCCGTAAATACATACAAGTTTGGGGCAAACGGCGGTCTCACCGTCTTCGCGATAGTCGCCGAGAGCCATATATCTGTCCACACTTGGCCAGAGCACGCATTCGCTACAGTGGACGTCTACACTTGCGGCAACACAGACCCCGAAGCGGCTTTCAACTATATTGCCAAAGAGCTCGGAGCTCAGAGGGTCGAGGTATTCCGCGGGGATAGATCGCTGAGAAGATAA
- a CDS encoding M42 family metallopeptidase, with the protein MDLDLLFTLLSIPGVSGFEQRISAKVAELAGGEADEFGVVTSGRSKVAFVAHLDEVGLIATSVEDDGKVKFRKAGSIDDAVLKGARVIAYGDSFELTGVIGVEAPHFGKSGHVEKGAEELYADFGLTKEELESLGFGPLTPIAFEKRPAVAGRFVTSPSLDDRAGTWALLAASREVDAKFVWTTQEEVGLVGAKWISRKLDVKYAVVVDTMACCNPAVNGPVKPGKGPVIRLFDNYGGYATRLARAVLDLARRRGIPVQIGGGGGGTDAAAFVQAGVLAVAIGIPNKYAHSPAEMVHLDDLKNAVELIKALAQELPTLL; encoded by the coding sequence ATGGATCTGGACCTCCTCTTCACTCTGTTGTCGATCCCAGGCGTCTCTGGATTCGAGCAGAGGATCTCGGCGAAGGTGGCTGAGCTAGCCGGAGGAGAGGCGGATGAGTTCGGAGTAGTTACGTCGGGGAGATCCAAGGTGGCCTTCGTGGCGCATCTCGACGAAGTGGGCTTGATAGCTACATCTGTAGAGGACGACGGTAAAGTAAAGTTCAGAAAGGCTGGCTCGATCGACGACGCAGTTCTGAAGGGGGCCCGCGTGATCGCCTACGGCGATTCCTTCGAGCTCACGGGAGTCATCGGGGTCGAAGCGCCGCACTTCGGGAAGAGCGGGCATGTCGAGAAGGGGGCCGAGGAGCTCTACGCCGACTTCGGCTTGACGAAGGAGGAGCTTGAGTCCTTGGGCTTCGGCCCATTGACGCCCATAGCCTTCGAGAAGAGGCCGGCCGTCGCGGGGCGCTTTGTGACATCGCCGTCTCTAGACGACAGAGCGGGCACATGGGCGTTGTTGGCAGCGTCGAGAGAGGTAGATGCCAAATTTGTGTGGACCACTCAGGAAGAGGTCGGGCTAGTGGGGGCCAAGTGGATCTCGAGAAAGCTCGATGTGAAGTACGCCGTAGTTGTGGACACAATGGCGTGTTGCAACCCCGCTGTCAACGGCCCAGTTAAGCCCGGGAAGGGCCCCGTGATAAGGCTGTTTGATAACTACGGAGGCTACGCGACGCGTTTGGCGAGGGCGGTGCTAGACTTAGCGAGGAGGAGGGGAATACCGGTCCAAATAGGCGGAGGCGGGGGAGGCACCGATGCGGCGGCTTTCGTTCAAGCCGGCGTGCTTGCCGTGGCCATCGGCATACCCAACAAGTACGCCCACAGCCCCGCCGAGATGGTGCACTTAGATGACTTAAAAAACGCAGTGGAGCTCATCAAGGCGTTGGCCCAGGAGCTGCCTACTCTACTTTGA